In Mongoliitalea daihaiensis, one DNA window encodes the following:
- the lysA gene encoding diaminopimelate decarboxylase, with amino-acid sequence MQINENFYHIQGIPLTSLVEQYGSPLYVYDADKILHQVGLLKQAFSTVDLKIKYATKALSNINILKLLRKAGTGADAVSIEEVLLCLHAGFEPKDIMYTPNSVGFAEIQQAVDLGVMINIDSIPMLEHFGTFYGNQVPVCIRLNPHILAGGNAKISVGHIDSKFGISILQLKHILKVVEAYDLNITGLHVHTGSDILDADVFLKGAEILFDAAREFRDLQFLDFGGGFKVAYKPGDIATDILDVGAKVSKAFQEFCEEYGRPLEIWFEPGKFLVSESGVLLTKVNLIKSTPASTFIGVDTGLNHLIRPMMYDAYHHVVNISKLDGPERVYTIVGYICETDTIAADRKLKEVQEGDIIAIKNAGAYGFSMASNYNSRLKPAEILILDGKAHVIRERESFEDILRHQIDITL; translated from the coding sequence ATGCAAATCAACGAAAACTTCTACCATATTCAGGGTATACCATTGACTTCTTTAGTTGAGCAATATGGCTCCCCCTTATATGTATACGATGCCGACAAAATCCTTCATCAAGTAGGTTTGTTAAAACAAGCTTTTTCAACAGTAGATTTAAAAATCAAATACGCCACCAAAGCCCTGTCCAATATCAATATTCTTAAATTATTGAGAAAAGCAGGAACAGGTGCGGATGCTGTTTCCATAGAAGAGGTATTGCTATGCTTGCATGCGGGTTTTGAACCCAAGGATATCATGTATACGCCCAACAGTGTGGGCTTTGCTGAAATCCAGCAAGCTGTCGATTTGGGAGTCATGATCAACATTGATAGCATCCCCATGTTGGAACACTTTGGGACATTTTATGGCAACCAAGTCCCTGTCTGCATTCGATTAAATCCACACATCCTCGCTGGAGGAAATGCAAAGATTTCTGTCGGTCATATCGATAGTAAATTTGGTATTTCGATCTTACAGCTAAAGCATATTCTAAAAGTAGTAGAGGCCTATGACCTAAATATCACAGGACTACATGTGCATACTGGTTCGGATATCCTGGATGCTGACGTTTTTCTGAAAGGTGCAGAGATTCTATTTGATGCAGCGCGTGAATTTCGTGACCTGCAATTTTTGGATTTCGGGGGAGGCTTTAAAGTCGCTTACAAGCCAGGGGATATCGCAACAGACATTTTAGATGTTGGTGCAAAAGTATCCAAGGCTTTTCAGGAGTTTTGCGAAGAATATGGAAGACCATTGGAAATTTGGTTTGAGCCTGGAAAGTTTTTGGTGAGCGAGTCAGGTGTTTTGCTTACAAAAGTGAATTTGATCAAATCTACTCCTGCATCTACATTCATTGGGGTGGATACCGGCTTAAATCATTTGATTCGCCCAATGATGTATGATGCCTATCATCATGTAGTCAATATCTCTAAATTAGATGGACCTGAGCGCGTGTATACCATTGTAGGATATATCTGCGAAACGGATACCATTGCTGCTGATAGGAAACTCAAGGAGGTGCAGGAAGGAGATATCATAGCCATCAAAAATGCTGGAGCCTATGGTTTTTCCATGGCATCCAATTACAATTCCCGATTAAAGCCAGCTGAAATATTGATTTTGGATGGAAAGGCCCATGTTATCCGGGAACGAGAGAGCTTTGAAGATATTTTAAGACATCAGATTGATATAACATTATAA
- a CDS encoding T9SS type B sorting domain-containing protein, which produces MKAIITQVSLIMGLVTALMVGNCVFAQQLNFSNNPLKEFATTQRVESQPTTPEIQVTVSGKLALCSHQERGHILLDIVGGTAPYRFLWNNNETVQNRYNLFAGTYTVTVTDSQNISVTQRIIVQPPFPFIVDLVEKVDATCATGNVGSAKVHVRFGRGEPYKVKWSHGLEGSMEANNLRPGSYHVTISDLYNCEMTVSFAIQGDPEGMKITEKLEQPSCDNGQKGAISLEVSGGKAPYSFLWSNGSTARELKNLDQGTYVVLVKDANGCTYQQEFAIEAGEALEIEALKVIDNFCAAGQDGEIEVSISGGKAPYQIRWNNGQQTAAIKNLSAGVFTIEAIDAEGCKVSKSFEIKAPELLQAKLESSVEMNCETGRALGYAWVEIAGGIAPYNIQWSNGNSNTREITFTQSEDLTVQITDVNGCTVQAKIKVDLPYYGELGRLDFEYRKLEISSEDEVFIAEPLQFISFISPDFIAWEWEFGDGTTSTEKDPIHIYKQAGVYSVTLRAFDMYGCSATQIHEVLVLKANEWVTIPSAFTPNGDGLNDFFKPVANGISKFEMSIFNNWGEELFRTSAIESAGWDGTHRGRLLPRGNYMYRISMITLTGEVIQKSGSITLIR; this is translated from the coding sequence ATGAAAGCGATCATCACACAAGTTTCTCTTATTATGGGGTTGGTTACCGCCCTAATGGTAGGGAATTGTGTATTTGCACAGCAACTCAACTTCAGCAACAATCCACTCAAGGAATTTGCAACCACCCAGAGGGTAGAGAGTCAACCCACAACTCCTGAAATCCAAGTAACCGTTTCTGGTAAACTAGCCCTTTGTTCTCATCAGGAGAGGGGCCACATACTTTTAGACATCGTCGGGGGAACTGCTCCCTACCGCTTTTTATGGAACAATAATGAAACAGTTCAAAATCGCTACAACCTCTTTGCAGGAACCTACACGGTAACAGTAACAGATAGTCAAAATATTTCAGTAACTCAGAGAATCATTGTTCAGCCTCCTTTCCCATTTATAGTTGACCTAGTAGAAAAAGTAGATGCTACCTGCGCCACTGGAAATGTTGGTTCTGCCAAGGTCCATGTACGCTTTGGAAGAGGAGAGCCATACAAAGTAAAATGGAGTCATGGCTTGGAAGGCAGTATGGAAGCCAACAATCTCCGTCCAGGATCTTATCATGTGACTATTTCAGACCTTTATAATTGTGAAATGACCGTTTCTTTCGCAATTCAGGGAGATCCTGAAGGTATGAAAATCACTGAAAAATTGGAGCAACCTTCTTGCGATAATGGGCAAAAAGGTGCTATCAGCCTAGAGGTTAGTGGTGGTAAAGCTCCCTACAGCTTCTTGTGGTCTAATGGCAGCACTGCTCGGGAATTGAAAAACTTAGATCAAGGAACTTATGTAGTGCTTGTAAAAGACGCCAATGGCTGTACATATCAGCAAGAATTTGCTATCGAAGCTGGAGAGGCATTAGAGATAGAAGCGCTCAAAGTTATTGACAACTTTTGTGCAGCTGGGCAAGATGGAGAAATTGAAGTATCCATCTCCGGAGGAAAAGCACCCTATCAGATCCGTTGGAACAATGGTCAGCAGACTGCCGCTATCAAAAATCTGAGTGCAGGAGTATTCACCATTGAGGCCATTGATGCAGAGGGTTGCAAAGTGAGTAAATCATTTGAAATCAAGGCGCCAGAATTGCTTCAGGCCAAACTCGAGTCTTCCGTTGAAATGAACTGCGAAACAGGAAGAGCACTAGGCTATGCTTGGGTAGAAATCGCAGGAGGTATCGCACCTTACAACATTCAATGGAGTAATGGAAACTCCAATACCAGAGAAATTACTTTTACTCAATCTGAGGATTTAACTGTACAGATTACCGATGTCAATGGATGTACAGTCCAAGCAAAGATTAAAGTGGACTTACCCTATTATGGGGAACTCGGAAGATTAGACTTCGAATACCGAAAACTAGAAATCAGTTCCGAGGATGAAGTCTTCATTGCTGAACCCCTGCAATTCATCAGCTTTATTTCTCCGGACTTTATCGCTTGGGAATGGGAATTTGGTGATGGTACTACTAGCACCGAAAAAGATCCCATCCATATCTACAAGCAAGCTGGAGTTTACAGCGTCACTCTCAGAGCATTTGATATGTATGGATGTTCTGCAACTCAAATACATGAGGTATTGGTACTCAAAGCCAATGAGTGGGTAACAATCCCAAGTGCTTTCACACCTAATGGTGATGGATTAAACGATTTTTTTAAGCCTGTTGCAAATGGCATCAGCAAATTTGAAATGAGCATATTTAACAACTGGGGAGAGGAGTTATTCAGAACTTCCGCTATCGAGTCCGCCGGTTGGGACGGTACCCATAGAGGTCGATTGTTGCCAAGAGGCAATTACATGTACAGGATTTCGATGATTACCTTGACAGGAGAAGTCATCCAAAAATCAGGTTCTATCACATTAATCAGATAA
- a CDS encoding PorP/SprF family type IX secretion system membrane protein, whose translation MKKILVLIALMMLAISVKGQDIQFSQFYAAPVFLNPAFAGSSEMTRFGVNYRNQWPGMSHTLNAYSAYLDHYAFNINSGFGIIANGVTESMSNLRTSEIGAAYSYRLQLGFNSFLRFGGQASFVSRDADFSNVLFGSSIDPLTGESSLPSGENLGLDVNHRYVDYHFGMLYTNEKAWLGVSAHHIGQPNISFIDDQISKWPIKYSVHGGVSFDLAGGMGRNYMNRNENQRNLVIAFNYKHQDPFNQLDLGTQLVLQPLTLGLWYRGLPTPGLKRPNNESLIGVVGISLGNGIDIGYSYDYTLSNLGIANTGGAHEVSMRFSFLAGSSQNAAGRKSSMPCFRY comes from the coding sequence ATGAAAAAGATACTCGTATTGATCGCCCTCATGATGCTTGCAATTTCTGTGAAAGGCCAAGATATTCAGTTCTCTCAGTTTTATGCTGCTCCGGTTTTCTTAAACCCAGCCTTTGCAGGAAGCTCTGAGATGACACGATTTGGAGTCAACTACAGAAATCAATGGCCTGGAATGTCCCATACTTTAAATGCTTATTCCGCCTATTTGGATCACTATGCATTCAACATCAATAGTGGATTTGGTATCATTGCCAACGGCGTGACTGAAAGCATGTCAAACTTGAGAACCAGTGAAATAGGAGCAGCTTACAGCTACAGATTACAATTAGGCTTCAATAGCTTTTTAAGATTTGGAGGTCAGGCAAGCTTTGTCAGCAGAGATGCGGATTTCAGTAATGTACTTTTTGGAAGCAGCATTGATCCACTCACCGGCGAAAGCAGCTTGCCTTCCGGGGAAAACCTTGGATTGGATGTCAATCATCGCTATGTAGACTATCATTTTGGAATGCTCTATACCAATGAAAAAGCTTGGTTGGGAGTATCAGCACATCACATTGGTCAACCAAATATATCTTTCATAGATGACCAAATATCCAAGTGGCCAATCAAATACTCTGTCCATGGGGGAGTCAGCTTTGATTTAGCTGGAGGAATGGGAAGAAATTACATGAATAGAAATGAAAATCAACGAAATTTGGTGATTGCGTTCAACTATAAGCATCAAGATCCGTTTAATCAGTTGGATTTGGGAACTCAACTTGTATTACAACCCCTCACCTTAGGTCTCTGGTACAGAGGTTTACCCACTCCTGGACTTAAAAGGCCAAACAATGAATCGTTGATAGGTGTTGTTGGAATATCTTTAGGCAATGGTATAGATATCGGATATAGCTACGATTATACCTTGTCAAACTTGGGCATAGCCAATACAGGAGGAGCACATGAAGTCTCTATGAGATTTTCCTTCTTAGCAGGCAGTTCCCAAAACGCAGCAGGCAGAAAATCAAGTATGCCTTGCTTTAGATACTAG
- a CDS encoding cryptochrome/photolyase family protein: protein MSQTLRLILGDQLNIKHSWFDEPQKNVRYVLMEMRQETDYVQHHIQKIVGFFLAMRNFAEALRQKGHQVDYFQLDDADNTQQLETNLTYLIEKYGIESFEYQLPDEYRLDQQLSAFCKQVSIPTKAYDTEHFLTSRTFLQEFFKGKKTYLMESFYREMRKKYDILMDGKEPLTGKWNYDHDNRNKLKDPLLLKAPKTHPKDVSKLMDVLTASGAKWIGSIDAATFEWPTTREEGLEILSYFCEQLLPKFGQYQDAMYTGHTFLFHSRLSFAMNIKLISPLEVVSEVEKYWYSHQDKVDIAQVEGFIRQIIGWREYMRGIYWAKMPDYASLNFFEHSRKLPEWFWTGKTNMNCLHHAIGQSLDHAYAHHIQRLMVTGNFMLLAGIDPSEVDKWYLGIYIDAIEWVEITNTRGMSQFADGGIVGTKPYVSSANYIDKMSNYCDGCAYDKKKKTGANACPFNSLYWDFYQRNEDKLAKNPRIGMMYRTWSKMKDQQQILEQAKTHLENIENL from the coding sequence ATGTCCCAAACGCTTCGATTGATTTTAGGAGATCAACTCAACATTAAGCATTCTTGGTTTGATGAACCTCAAAAAAACGTTCGCTATGTTTTAATGGAAATGAGGCAGGAAACAGATTATGTACAGCATCATATCCAAAAGATCGTAGGATTTTTTTTGGCGATGAGAAATTTCGCCGAAGCGCTAAGACAAAAAGGGCATCAAGTCGATTATTTTCAGCTAGATGATGCTGACAATACACAGCAACTGGAAACTAACCTCACGTATCTTATTGAAAAATATGGGATAGAATCTTTTGAATATCAACTTCCGGATGAGTATAGACTAGATCAGCAATTGAGCGCTTTTTGCAAGCAGGTATCTATTCCGACAAAAGCATACGACACCGAACACTTTTTAACAAGCCGCACTTTTCTGCAAGAGTTTTTCAAAGGAAAGAAAACTTACCTGATGGAATCCTTCTACCGAGAAATGCGCAAAAAATACGATATCCTGATGGACGGCAAGGAGCCATTGACCGGAAAGTGGAACTATGACCATGATAACAGAAACAAATTAAAAGATCCTCTGCTCTTAAAAGCTCCCAAAACTCACCCCAAAGATGTAAGTAAACTAATGGATGTACTCACTGCCTCCGGTGCCAAATGGATTGGATCGATTGATGCAGCGACGTTTGAATGGCCAACTACTCGGGAAGAAGGACTGGAAATACTTTCTTATTTCTGTGAGCAATTACTCCCAAAGTTTGGACAGTACCAAGATGCCATGTACACAGGACATACCTTTTTATTCCACAGCCGGCTGAGTTTTGCCATGAACATAAAATTGATCAGCCCCTTGGAGGTGGTCAGTGAAGTGGAAAAATACTGGTACAGCCACCAAGACAAGGTGGACATTGCACAGGTGGAAGGATTTATCCGTCAAATCATTGGATGGAGAGAATATATGCGAGGAATTTATTGGGCTAAAATGCCGGATTATGCTTCCCTTAATTTCTTTGAACATTCACGAAAACTTCCTGAATGGTTTTGGACAGGAAAAACCAACATGAATTGCCTTCACCATGCCATCGGTCAGTCCTTAGACCATGCATATGCACACCACATTCAGCGACTCATGGTAACTGGAAACTTCATGCTTTTAGCAGGAATTGACCCATCTGAGGTGGACAAATGGTACCTGGGAATTTATATCGATGCCATCGAATGGGTGGAAATCACCAATACCCGTGGCATGAGTCAATTTGCTGATGGTGGGATTGTCGGTACCAAGCCTTACGTTTCTTCTGCCAACTACATTGATAAAATGAGTAATTATTGCGATGGCTGTGCATACGACAAGAAAAAGAAAACCGGCGCGAATGCCTGTCCCTTCAACAGCCTTTATTGGGATTTTTACCAGCGTAACGAGGATAAACTAGCTAAGAATCCGAGAATCGGCATGATGTACAGAACTTGGAGCAAAATGAAAGATCAACAGCAAATCTTAGAGCAGGCGAAAACCCACTTGGAAAATATTGAAAACTTGTAA